One Ctenopharyngodon idella isolate HZGC_01 chromosome 9, HZGC01, whole genome shotgun sequence DNA window includes the following coding sequences:
- the LOC127518410 gene encoding gamma-crystallin M2-like isoform X2 yields the protein MHGKVIFYEDKNFQGRSYECMSDCADMSSYLSRCHSCRIESGCFMMYDRPNYMGNQYFFRRGEYADYMSMFGMSDCIRSCRMIPMYRGSYRMRIYERENFMGQMYELTDDCDNIMDRYRMSHCQSCHVMDGHWLMYEQPHYRGRMWYFRPGEYRSFSNMGGMRFMSMRRIMDSWY from the exons GTCATCTTCTACGAGGACAAGAACTTCCAGGGTCGCTCTTATGAGTGCATGAGCGACTGTGCTGACATGTCCTCCTACCTGAGCCGCTGTCACTCATGCAGAATAGAGAGTGGCTGCTTCATGATGTATGACCGTCCCAACTACATGGGAAATCAGTATTTCTTCAGGAGGGGCGAGTACGCTGATTACATGTCTATGTTTGGCATGAGCGACTGCATCAGGTCCTGCCGTATGATCCCCATG TACAGGGGATCCTACAGAATGAGGATCTACGAGAGGGAGAACTTCATGGGTCAGATGTACGAGCTGACAGATGACTGTGACAACATCATGGACCGTTACCGCATGTCTCACTGCCAGTCCTGTCATGTGATGGACGGCCACTGGCTCATGTATGAGCAGCCCCACTACAGAGGCAGGATGTGGTACTTCAGGCCTGGAGAGTACAGGAGCTTCAGCAATATGGGTGGCATGAGATTCATGAGCATGAGGCGTATCATGGACTCCTGGTATTAA
- the LOC127518410 gene encoding gamma-crystallin M2-like isoform X1: MLNIFCLSQVIFYEDKNFQGRSYECMSDCADMSSYLSRCHSCRIESGCFMMYDRPNYMGNQYFFRRGEYADYMSMFGMSDCIRSCRMIPMYRGSYRMRIYERENFMGQMYELTDDCDNIMDRYRMSHCQSCHVMDGHWLMYEQPHYRGRMWYFRPGEYRSFSNMGGMRFMSMRRIMDSWY; the protein is encoded by the exons ATGctgaacattttttgtttgtcacAGGTCATCTTCTACGAGGACAAGAACTTCCAGGGTCGCTCTTATGAGTGCATGAGCGACTGTGCTGACATGTCCTCCTACCTGAGCCGCTGTCACTCATGCAGAATAGAGAGTGGCTGCTTCATGATGTATGACCGTCCCAACTACATGGGAAATCAGTATTTCTTCAGGAGGGGCGAGTACGCTGATTACATGTCTATGTTTGGCATGAGCGACTGCATCAGGTCCTGCCGTATGATCCCCATG TACAGGGGATCCTACAGAATGAGGATCTACGAGAGGGAGAACTTCATGGGTCAGATGTACGAGCTGACAGATGACTGTGACAACATCATGGACCGTTACCGCATGTCTCACTGCCAGTCCTGTCATGTGATGGACGGCCACTGGCTCATGTATGAGCAGCCCCACTACAGAGGCAGGATGTGGTACTTCAGGCCTGGAGAGTACAGGAGCTTCAGCAATATGGGTGGCATGAGATTCATGAGCATGAGGCGTATCATGGACTCCTGGTATTAA
- the LOC127518409 gene encoding gamma-crystallin M2-like isoform X1 → MGKIIFYEDKNFQGSSYECSSDCADLHSHFSRCNSIRVESGNWMVYERPHFMGYQYFLRQGEYADYQRWMGFNDCVRSCRMIPQHQGSYKMMIYERSNFGGQMMEFTDDCPSLYDHFHYNDIHSCNVQDGYWIFYEHPNYRGRQYLLRPGEYRRYNDWGAMSSRVGSFRRITF, encoded by the exons ATGGGGAAG ATCATCTTCTATGAAGACAAGAACTTCCAGGGAAGTTCCTACGAGTGCAGCAGTGACTGCGCTGACCTTCACTCTCATTTCAGTCGCTGTAACTCTATTCGGGTTGAAAGTGGAAACTGGATGGTATATGAGCGGCCACACTTTATGGGTTACCAGTACTTTCTGCGCCAGGGCGAGTATGCTGACTACCAACGATGGATGGGTTTTAATGATTGTGTCAGATCCTGTCGAATGATACCCCAA CACCAGGGATCCTACAAAATGATGATCTATGAACGTTCAAACTTTGGTGGTCAGATGATGGAGTTCACTGACGactgtccatccctttatgaccacttCCATTACAACGATATCCATTCTTGTAATGTTCAAGATGGATACTGGATCTTTTATGAGCACCCTAATTACAGAGGCAGACAATATCTCCTGAGACCTGGCGAATACAGAAGGTACAATGACTGGGGTGCCATGAGCTCAAGAGTTGGTTCTTTTAGACGTATTACCTTCTAA
- the LOC127518409 gene encoding gamma-crystallin S-1-like isoform X2 codes for MGKIIFYEDKNFQGSSYECSSDCADLHSHFSRCNSIRVESGNWMVYERPHFMGYQYFLRQGEYADYQRWMGFNDCVRSCRMIPQGSYKMMIYERSNFGGQMMEFTDDCPSLYDHFHYNDIHSCNVQDGYWIFYEHPNYRGRQYLLRPGEYRRYNDWGAMSSRVGSFRRITF; via the exons ATGGGGAAG ATCATCTTCTATGAAGACAAGAACTTCCAGGGAAGTTCCTACGAGTGCAGCAGTGACTGCGCTGACCTTCACTCTCATTTCAGTCGCTGTAACTCTATTCGGGTTGAAAGTGGAAACTGGATGGTATATGAGCGGCCACACTTTATGGGTTACCAGTACTTTCTGCGCCAGGGCGAGTATGCTGACTACCAACGATGGATGGGTTTTAATGATTGTGTCAGATCCTGTCGAATGATACCCCAA GGATCCTACAAAATGATGATCTATGAACGTTCAAACTTTGGTGGTCAGATGATGGAGTTCACTGACGactgtccatccctttatgaccacttCCATTACAACGATATCCATTCTTGTAATGTTCAAGATGGATACTGGATCTTTTATGAGCACCCTAATTACAGAGGCAGACAATATCTCCTGAGACCTGGCGAATACAGAAGGTACAATGACTGGGGTGCCATGAGCTCAAGAGTTGGTTCTTTTAGACGTATTACCTTCTAA